A genome region from Bordetella genomosp. 10 includes the following:
- a CDS encoding dipeptide ABC transporter ATP-binding protein, protein MLLEVENLAIRLALDSGATLHAVRHVGFTIDKGECLALVGESGSGKSLTALAIPGLLPRNASRSADTLRLNGTDLACLSQSTLARRIRGRSIGYVFQEPMTALNPVYSIGRQLIETMLHHGAATPTQAHARAIVLLDRVGIAAAERRLASYPHEFSGGQRQRIMIAMALMNSPELLIADEPTTALDVTIQGQILDLLDGLRRELGMGMLLISHNLASVAGFADRVAVMYAGEIVEQAPAATLFEDARHPYTQGLLRALIDRDTHAAGALLPTLPGTVQSFYGDPTACIFAGRCFHATDRCLATPPKLGPVAAAHEAACHFADSLTLPPRVDSMPLPRPPFGDVVLEARDVSKVYRVRAGLFKPDGALRAVNDVSIKVPKGVTLAIVGESGCGKSTLARILLGLEAADGGAVLLKGKTIDSYTPAARASLVQAVFQDPYSSLNPVRSVSDLVMRPLDLARAGTPASRRARVASLLEKVGLPARLHHVPPGQLSGGQRQRVAIARALATEPEIIVCDEPTSALDVSVQAQILNVLIELRREFQLSLVFISHDLAVVGHLADDIAVMYLGEIVEYGRARDIIERPLHPYTRALLESAPRLAGGTARDPSRERRPAAPPVGAPSPLGIREGCAFGPRCPHHADICESPTYLLVQPDKRSVRCHRVGAIAPSAPARRTVHEIAIEP, encoded by the coding sequence ATGCTGCTTGAAGTCGAGAACCTCGCCATCAGGCTCGCGCTGGACAGCGGCGCCACCCTCCATGCCGTGCGCCACGTCGGATTCACCATCGACAAGGGCGAATGCCTGGCGTTGGTGGGCGAATCGGGATCGGGAAAATCGCTTACCGCGCTGGCGATACCCGGACTGCTCCCCAGGAACGCCTCCCGCAGCGCCGACACGTTGCGCTTGAACGGAACGGACCTGGCATGCCTTTCGCAGTCCACCCTCGCCCGGCGCATACGGGGGCGCAGCATCGGCTACGTTTTCCAGGAGCCGATGACGGCGCTGAACCCCGTCTACTCCATCGGCAGGCAGTTGATCGAAACGATGCTCCACCACGGCGCCGCGACGCCCACGCAAGCGCATGCGCGCGCGATTGTCCTGCTCGACCGCGTCGGCATCGCCGCTGCCGAACGCCGCCTGGCGTCCTATCCGCACGAGTTCTCGGGCGGCCAACGGCAGCGCATCATGATCGCGATGGCCCTGATGAACAGCCCCGAACTGCTCATCGCCGACGAACCGACCACCGCGCTGGACGTCACGATCCAGGGACAGATTCTCGACCTGCTCGATGGCCTGCGCCGCGAATTGGGCATGGGCATGCTGCTCATCTCCCATAACCTCGCCTCGGTGGCGGGGTTCGCCGACCGCGTCGCGGTCATGTATGCGGGAGAGATCGTCGAACAGGCTCCGGCGGCGACGCTGTTCGAGGATGCCCGGCACCCGTATACGCAGGGCCTGCTGCGCGCCTTGATCGACCGCGACACGCATGCGGCGGGCGCATTGCTGCCCACGCTGCCCGGAACCGTGCAGTCTTTCTACGGCGATCCCACCGCCTGCATTTTCGCCGGCCGATGTTTCCACGCAACGGATCGGTGCCTGGCGACGCCACCGAAACTTGGGCCCGTGGCCGCTGCCCACGAGGCGGCCTGCCACTTTGCGGATTCGCTCACCTTGCCGCCGCGCGTGGACTCGATGCCGTTGCCGCGGCCGCCCTTCGGCGACGTCGTGCTCGAAGCACGCGATGTTTCCAAGGTCTACCGGGTGCGCGCCGGCCTCTTCAAGCCGGACGGCGCGCTGCGCGCCGTCAACGATGTCTCTATAAAGGTGCCCAAGGGCGTCACCCTGGCCATCGTCGGCGAATCGGGCTGCGGAAAATCGACGCTTGCCCGTATCCTGCTCGGCCTGGAAGCGGCCGACGGCGGCGCCGTGTTGCTGAAGGGCAAGACGATCGACAGTTATACGCCGGCCGCCCGCGCTTCGCTGGTGCAAGCCGTTTTCCAGGATCCCTATTCGTCGCTCAATCCGGTTCGATCGGTCAGCGACCTGGTGATGCGCCCGCTGGACCTCGCGCGCGCGGGAACCCCCGCCTCGCGCCGCGCGCGCGTCGCTTCATTGCTGGAAAAAGTGGGGCTTCCGGCCCGCCTGCACCATGTCCCGCCCGGCCAGTTGTCCGGCGGCCAGCGCCAGCGAGTCGCCATCGCGCGCGCCTTGGCGACCGAGCCGGAAATCATCGTATGCGACGAGCCCACGTCGGCGCTCGATGTCTCGGTGCAGGCACAGATCCTCAACGTGCTGATCGAACTGCGGCGCGAATTTCAACTGAGCCTGGTCTTTATCAGCCATGACCTGGCCGTGGTGGGCCATCTGGCCGACGACATCGCCGTCATGTACCTGGGCGAGATCGTGGAATACGGCCGCGCCCGCGACATCATCGAACGGCCGCTGCATCCGTACACGCGAGCGTTGCTGGAAAGCGCGCCCCGGCTCGCCGGCGGCACGGCCCGGGACCCTTCCCGCGAGCGCCGGCCCGCGGCGCCGCCCGTCGGCGCGCCCAGCCCGCTCGGCATCCGCGAAGGCTGTGCGTTCGGCCCTCGCTGTCCCCATCATGCCGATATCTGTGAAAGTCCCACATACCTGCTTGTCCAGCCGGACAAGCGATCGGTGCGTTGTCATCGCGTGGGGGCCATCGCGCCTTCCGCGCCGGCGCGCCGGACTGTCCATGAAATAGCGATCGAACCTTGA
- a CDS encoding ABC transporter permease, protein MTPTTTTSPDAALALRFDETRNGTAARLLRHRNVRIGGVLVLIYILVASFGPLIWRLDPYAQDLLQRLKPPMWNPLGMAAHPLGTDALGRDILARLLEGARVSLTIGFGAATIGAMVGVTLGAVAGYFGKMTDHVVMFGLTCKLALPTLLLAMTLIYFIKPSLMTVVCVIGLLHWSLFLVVTRSATQRIREFDYVKASRLAGASVRQIISWDILPNIAGPLLVVFTSEIAVSILAEAALSFLGVGVPSPIPSWGLMIAEGKQVMFMRPWTVGAPGLALFLLVVGVNLLGDGLRDAFSPQTRH, encoded by the coding sequence ATGACACCCACCACCACCACCTCACCAGATGCCGCCCTTGCCCTCCGGTTCGACGAGACGCGCAACGGGACGGCGGCGCGCCTGCTGCGCCACCGCAATGTGCGCATCGGCGGCGTCCTCGTGCTCATCTACATCCTGGTCGCCTCGTTCGGCCCCCTGATATGGCGCCTGGACCCTTATGCCCAGGACCTGCTTCAGCGATTGAAGCCGCCGATGTGGAACCCGCTCGGCATGGCGGCGCATCCGTTGGGAACGGATGCCCTGGGGCGCGATATCCTCGCGCGCCTGCTCGAAGGCGCGCGCGTGTCGCTGACGATAGGCTTCGGCGCGGCCACGATAGGCGCGATGGTCGGCGTCACCCTGGGGGCCGTCGCGGGCTACTTCGGCAAGATGACCGATCACGTGGTGATGTTCGGCCTGACCTGCAAGCTTGCGCTGCCCACGCTGCTGCTGGCGATGACGTTGATCTACTTCATCAAGCCGTCCTTGATGACGGTGGTATGCGTGATCGGCCTGCTGCATTGGAGCCTGTTCCTGGTCGTCACGCGCAGCGCGACGCAGCGCATCCGCGAGTTCGACTACGTCAAGGCCTCGCGCCTGGCCGGCGCTTCCGTACGCCAGATCATTTCCTGGGACATCCTTCCCAATATCGCGGGCCCCTTGCTCGTGGTGTTCACCTCCGAGATCGCCGTCTCCATTCTGGCCGAGGCAGCGCTCTCCTTCCTCGGCGTGGGCGTGCCCTCGCCGATTCCATCGTGGGGGCTGATGATTGCCGAGGGCAAGCAGGTGATGTTCATGCGTCCCTGGACCGTCGGCGCGCCGGGACTCGCGCTGTTCCTGCTGGTTGTCGGCGTGAACCTGCTGGGCGACGGCCTGCGCGATGCGTTCAGCCCCCAGACGAGGCACTGA
- a CDS encoding ABC transporter permease → MLKFLFQRVLLALAVALTASIVTFVLLNFAVDPAAAIVGDTDDPHVIAQVRADLGLDRSVPDRYLTWLGNVLTGDLGRSYVMKQPVMEIIEQHAPVTLRLAFFGILVTMAIGIPLGTIAGLRPGTATDRAVQAVAAALQATPSFWIGLLSILLFAVRLGWLPVSGDASWRNYVLPSFILGAGAAPNVIRLTRSGMMEVMGADYIRTARAKGYRGWALLRRHALRNALLPVVSVLAIELGNKLGGSVVVEVVFAMNGLGRLALNAVLTGDIPTLQMLVLFFAVLFVLMTLLADVLNAWLDPRIRLT, encoded by the coding sequence GTGCTCAAATTTCTCTTTCAACGCGTGCTGCTGGCGCTGGCGGTCGCCCTGACGGCGTCCATCGTCACATTCGTCCTGCTCAACTTCGCCGTCGATCCGGCGGCGGCCATCGTCGGCGATACGGACGACCCCCACGTCATCGCCCAGGTGCGCGCCGACCTGGGCCTGGACCGCTCCGTCCCGGACCGCTACCTGACCTGGCTGGGCAACGTATTGACCGGCGACCTGGGCCGCAGCTATGTCATGAAGCAGCCCGTCATGGAGATCATCGAGCAGCATGCGCCGGTCACCCTGCGGCTGGCGTTCTTCGGCATCCTGGTCACCATGGCTATCGGCATTCCCCTCGGAACGATCGCGGGGCTGCGTCCGGGCACCGCCACGGACCGGGCGGTCCAGGCCGTGGCCGCGGCGCTCCAGGCGACGCCCTCCTTCTGGATCGGCCTGCTTTCCATTCTTCTCTTCGCGGTGCGCCTGGGCTGGCTGCCCGTTTCCGGCGACGCATCCTGGCGCAACTACGTGCTGCCCTCCTTCATCCTGGGCGCCGGCGCCGCGCCCAACGTCATACGGCTGACCCGCTCGGGAATGATGGAAGTCATGGGCGCCGACTACATCCGTACCGCCCGCGCCAAGGGCTACCGCGGATGGGCGCTGCTGCGCCGCCACGCATTGCGCAACGCGCTGCTGCCGGTGGTCAGCGTATTGGCCATCGAACTGGGCAACAAATTGGGCGGCTCCGTGGTGGTCGAAGTCGTGTTCGCCATGAACGGACTGGGTCGCCTGGCGCTCAACGCCGTGCTGACGGGCGACATTCCCACCCTGCAAATGCTCGTCCTGTTCTTCGCCGTGCTGTTTGTCCTGATGACGCTGCTGGCGGACGTATTGAACGCATGGCTCGACCCGCGCATCAGGCTCACTTGA
- a CDS encoding ABC transporter substrate-binding protein has translation MKLLCLRGLCMGLLSAAFALATPAALASRADDTLVAVVAREILVLDNFNSTSRENEIISLLVDDALFYIDPATQKAQPLVARSYRYLDPTTLEVTLRDDVQFHDGSKLGVDDVVYTFKTIIDPDNKAQKAGTFRRWLAGVEPGATPGTVVFHLKEPNPLVLDFLATGGRVVKKGTYDRGDGTGGLDVEAQSGKLIGTGPYKVVSFLPGRDLVLEKYAGYRGDSPKANAAISKIVFRVIPDYATQAAEIISGGAQWAYNVPTDIAESMAGSGQAVFQSSPSMRIGFIVLDAAGRTGADNPFTKLQVRQALNYAVDRAAIAKSLLRGSAAPADTPCLPVQFACAQDVPKYAYDPARAKRLLAEAGYPNGISFDLWASREQDSLEAVVAMWRKAGINANLRMVKQPALVKARDDNQLPAYFENNGSVGIADIGALLPNLLGRNSPSDFHHDPQLYDALAALMSTTDAQARLKAGKQAVTRLAEQAYWVPLYEFTQNFLLSPDLDYPQAADGMQRLYLAKWKPAR, from the coding sequence ATGAAGTTGCTTTGCCTGCGAGGCCTTTGCATGGGCCTCCTGTCGGCGGCGTTCGCGCTGGCCACGCCGGCCGCGCTCGCCAGCCGCGCCGACGACACATTGGTCGCGGTGGTCGCCCGCGAAATCCTGGTGCTGGACAATTTCAACTCCACCTCCCGGGAAAACGAGATCATCAGCCTGCTGGTCGACGATGCGCTGTTCTATATCGATCCCGCGACGCAAAAAGCCCAGCCTCTGGTTGCGCGGTCTTATCGTTATCTCGACCCGACCACCCTCGAAGTCACCCTGCGCGACGACGTGCAATTCCATGACGGCAGCAAACTGGGCGTCGACGACGTTGTCTATACGTTCAAGACCATCATCGATCCCGACAACAAGGCGCAAAAAGCCGGCACCTTCCGGCGCTGGCTTGCCGGCGTCGAACCGGGCGCAACGCCCGGCACCGTGGTTTTTCATTTGAAGGAACCGAATCCGCTGGTCCTGGACTTCCTGGCGACAGGCGGACGCGTGGTGAAGAAAGGCACCTATGACCGCGGCGACGGCACAGGCGGCCTGGACGTCGAGGCGCAATCCGGAAAGCTGATAGGCACGGGCCCCTACAAGGTCGTGTCCTTCCTGCCCGGCCGGGATCTCGTGCTCGAAAAATATGCGGGATACCGCGGCGACTCGCCCAAGGCCAATGCGGCCATTTCGAAGATCGTTTTCCGCGTCATCCCGGACTACGCCACCCAGGCGGCCGAAATCATATCGGGCGGCGCCCAGTGGGCCTACAACGTGCCCACGGATATCGCCGAATCGATGGCAGGCTCCGGCCAGGCCGTTTTCCAATCGTCGCCCTCCATGCGCATCGGCTTCATCGTCCTCGACGCCGCCGGCCGCACGGGCGCGGACAATCCGTTTACCAAGCTCCAGGTGCGGCAGGCGCTGAACTATGCGGTCGACCGCGCCGCGATCGCCAAATCGCTGCTGCGCGGCAGCGCCGCGCCGGCGGACACGCCCTGCCTGCCCGTGCAGTTCGCCTGCGCCCAGGACGTGCCGAAGTACGCTTACGACCCCGCGCGGGCCAAACGCCTGCTGGCCGAAGCCGGCTATCCGAACGGCATCTCCTTCGACCTGTGGGCGTCGCGCGAACAGGACTCGCTGGAAGCGGTGGTCGCCATGTGGCGCAAGGCCGGCATCAACGCCAACCTGCGCATGGTCAAGCAGCCGGCGCTCGTCAAGGCGCGCGACGACAACCAATTGCCGGCCTATTTCGAGAACAACGGCTCGGTCGGCATCGCCGATATCGGCGCGCTGTTGCCCAACCTGCTGGGCCGGAATTCGCCCAGCGATTTTCACCATGACCCGCAACTGTACGACGCCCTCGCCGCCTTGATGTCGACCACCGATGCGCAGGCCCGGCTCAAGGCCGGCAAGCAGGCCGTGACGAGACTGGCCGAACAGGCCTACTGGGTGCCGCTGTACGAGTTCACGCAGAACTTCCTGCTCTCGCCCGACCTCGACTATCCCCAGGCCGCGGACGGCATGCAGCGCCTGTACCTGGCCAAGTGGAAACCCGCCCGCTAG
- a CDS encoding HdeD family acid-resistance protein, with product MNDTDEKLTAFDLGGAIAPLRAKWGWIVGLGVIFLVTGFIALGSVVMATVASVYMVGIMMLISGVAEVIHAFQIKSWSKCLLWALLGVLYIVAGFVTFQNPLLAATLFTLVLGAVLVVSGIMRIVLAVNMQSGAPRGWIILSGCITLILGLLILSHWPTSSLYILGTLLAIDLIFAGIGWIGLGFSLRGNGAGSQVGAPRR from the coding sequence TTGAACGACACGGACGAAAAACTGACCGCCTTCGATCTCGGCGGCGCCATCGCGCCGCTGCGCGCCAAATGGGGCTGGATCGTCGGGCTGGGCGTCATCTTCCTGGTTACGGGCTTCATCGCCTTGGGCAGCGTGGTGATGGCCACCGTCGCCAGCGTTTATATGGTCGGCATCATGATGCTGATCTCCGGCGTCGCCGAAGTCATCCACGCATTCCAGATCAAGTCCTGGAGCAAATGTCTGCTTTGGGCGCTGCTGGGCGTCCTCTACATCGTCGCCGGCTTCGTCACCTTCCAGAATCCGCTGCTGGCCGCGACCCTGTTCACGCTGGTTCTCGGCGCGGTGCTGGTCGTGTCGGGCATCATGCGCATCGTGCTTGCCGTCAACATGCAATCGGGGGCGCCCCGCGGGTGGATCATCCTGTCGGGCTGCATCACCCTCATTCTCGGCCTGCTGATCCTGTCGCACTGGCCCACGTCCAGCCTCTACATACTCGGCACGCTGCTCGCCATCGACCTCATCTTCGCCGGCATAGGATGGATAGGACTGGGCTTCAGCCTGCGCGGCAACGGCGCGGGCAGCCAGGTCGGCGCGCCCCGGCGCTAG
- a CDS encoding rhodanese-like domain-containing protein, translating into MSYDTLEEATTSDRVLAAPLASALAKARDSELAYAGSVTPEDAWALAQAGDAVLVDVRSEEERKFVGYIPGSVHVAWATGTQLTRNPRFVRELESKLASAGGKQAVAVLLCRSGKRSAAAAEAAAKAGFAYVFNVLEGFEGEIDERQRRGFSNGWRFRGLPWIQD; encoded by the coding sequence ATGAGCTACGACACCCTGGAAGAAGCCACCACCTCCGATCGCGTTCTCGCCGCGCCCCTGGCGTCGGCGCTGGCCAAGGCGCGCGACAGCGAGCTTGCCTACGCCGGCAGCGTCACTCCCGAGGACGCCTGGGCCCTGGCGCAAGCGGGCGACGCGGTCCTCGTGGACGTGCGTTCGGAGGAAGAGCGCAAGTTCGTCGGCTACATCCCCGGCAGCGTGCACGTCGCATGGGCGACAGGCACCCAGTTGACGCGTAATCCGCGCTTCGTCCGCGAGCTCGAATCCAAGCTGGCCTCGGCGGGAGGAAAGCAAGCGGTGGCGGTGCTGTTGTGCCGCAGCGGCAAACGGTCCGCCGCCGCCGCCGAAGCGGCGGCCAAGGCCGGCTTCGCGTATGTGTTCAACGTCCTGGAGGGGTTCGAGGGCGAGATCGACGAGCGGCAGCGCCGCGGATTCAGCAACGGCTGGCGTTTCCGTGGCCTGCCCTGGATCCAGGATTGA
- the epsC gene encoding serine O-acetyltransferase EpsC produces MATFDLADVVRELDGIRAAWRTAQQRTRDPGEREFPSREVLADAFEKLKRALFPMRLGPADMRHESENFYVGYTLDAALQILLDQATLEFRRNGFDEQEGGAARRAAEAMRQFAAALPQVRRILDEDVLAAFQGDPAARNVDEVLLCYPGIHALIHHRLAHELHRLGLTLLARIAAEISHGDTGIDIHPGARIGPGCFIDHGTGVVIGETARIGRRVRIYQAVTLGAKRFVKDAEGKLEKGLDRHPVVEDDVVIYAGATILGRITLGRGAVIGGNVWITEDVPPGTSVTQAGPRSTARPAPIPDAARETVQ; encoded by the coding sequence ATGGCGACCTTCGACCTGGCGGACGTGGTGCGCGAACTGGACGGCATCCGCGCCGCATGGCGTACCGCGCAGCAGCGGACGCGAGATCCGGGCGAGCGCGAGTTTCCCTCGCGCGAGGTCCTGGCCGATGCCTTCGAGAAGCTCAAGCGCGCGCTGTTTCCCATGCGGCTCGGACCGGCGGACATGCGCCACGAGAGCGAGAACTTCTACGTCGGCTACACCCTGGATGCCGCGCTGCAGATCCTGCTGGACCAGGCCACGCTGGAGTTCCGGCGCAACGGGTTCGATGAGCAGGAGGGCGGGGCGGCGCGGCGCGCCGCCGAGGCCATGCGGCAATTCGCGGCGGCCCTGCCGCAGGTGCGCCGCATCCTGGACGAGGACGTGCTGGCCGCCTTCCAGGGCGACCCCGCGGCGCGCAACGTCGACGAGGTCCTGCTGTGCTACCCGGGCATTCATGCCTTGATCCATCACCGGCTCGCGCATGAGCTTCACCGGCTGGGCTTGACCCTGCTGGCGCGCATCGCGGCCGAGATCTCGCACGGCGATACGGGTATCGACATCCATCCGGGCGCCCGGATCGGCCCCGGGTGTTTCATCGACCATGGCACGGGCGTCGTCATCGGCGAGACGGCGCGGATAGGCAGGCGGGTGCGGATATATCAGGCCGTCACGCTGGGCGCCAAGCGCTTCGTGAAGGATGCCGAGGGCAAGCTGGAGAAAGGGCTGGACCGTCACCCCGTGGTCGAGGACGACGTGGTGATCTACGCCGGCGCGACCATACTGGGCCGGATCACGCTTGGACGCGGGGCCGTTATCGGCGGCAATGTCTGGATTACCGAGGACGTGCCGCCGGGGACTTCCGTCACGCAGGCGGGGCCTCGCAGCACGGCGCGGCCGGCGCCGATCCCGGACGCGGCGCGAGAGACGGTGCAATGA
- a CDS encoding helix-turn-helix domain-containing protein, translated as MSQEFLRIFGRTVRTLRRTQGWSQEQLAERSALDRSYIGEIERANAVASIVTANKLARALNVDLATLLAQCGDVPAD; from the coding sequence ATGAGCCAGGAGTTTCTGCGGATCTTCGGACGCACGGTGCGCACCCTGCGCCGCACCCAGGGCTGGTCACAGGAGCAATTGGCCGAACGGTCGGCGCTCGACCGGTCCTATATCGGCGAGATCGAACGCGCCAATGCGGTGGCGTCGATCGTGACGGCGAACAAGCTGGCGCGCGCGCTGAACGTGGATCTGGCCACGCTGCTCGCTCAATGCGGCGACGTCCCCGCCGATTGA
- a CDS encoding family 2A encapsulin nanocompartment shell protein translates to MSATVGGTVALGDNGARQLANATKTVPQLETISPRWLTHLLQWVPVEAGIYRLNKVRNPENIKVTCTVRETENQLPRTFVEYEEQPREYFLNAVSTVLDVHTRISDLYSSPHDQIKEQLRLTIETIKENQESELINNPDYGLLSQVSEDQRIFPLTGAPTPDDLDELLTKVWKEPAFFLAHPRAIAAFGREATRRGTPPPTISLFGSQFVTWRGIPLIPSNKVPVANGKSKILLLRVGDKRQGVVGLYQPGLPGEQSPGLSVRFMGINNHAIASYLISLYCSLAVLTTDALAVLDDVEIDKYHDYPDTYK, encoded by the coding sequence ATGAGTGCCACCGTTGGCGGGACCGTTGCCCTGGGCGACAACGGCGCGAGGCAGTTAGCCAATGCCACCAAGACCGTTCCGCAGCTTGAGACCATCAGCCCGCGATGGCTCACGCATCTGTTGCAGTGGGTGCCGGTCGAGGCCGGCATCTACCGGTTGAACAAGGTCAGGAATCCGGAGAACATCAAGGTCACGTGCACCGTGCGCGAAACGGAGAACCAGCTCCCGCGCACCTTCGTCGAGTACGAAGAGCAGCCGCGCGAATATTTCCTGAATGCCGTCAGCACGGTCCTGGATGTGCATACGCGGATCTCGGACCTTTACAGCAGCCCGCATGACCAGATCAAGGAGCAATTGCGGCTGACGATCGAAACCATCAAGGAAAACCAGGAAAGCGAACTGATCAACAATCCGGACTATGGGCTGCTGTCCCAGGTTTCCGAAGACCAGCGCATTTTCCCGCTCACCGGGGCGCCGACGCCGGACGACCTCGACGAGCTGCTGACCAAGGTCTGGAAAGAGCCTGCCTTCTTCCTCGCCCATCCGCGCGCGATCGCCGCCTTCGGCCGCGAGGCGACGCGGCGCGGCACGCCGCCACCGACGATCAGTCTGTTCGGATCGCAGTTCGTCACCTGGCGCGGCATTCCGCTGATTCCGTCGAACAAGGTGCCCGTGGCCAACGGCAAGAGCAAGATCCTGCTGCTGCGCGTGGGCGACAAGCGCCAGGGCGTGGTGGGTCTTTACCAGCCGGGCTTGCCGGGCGAGCAGAGTCCCGGTTTGTCGGTGCGTTTCATGGGCATCAACAACCATGCCATCGCGTCCTATCTCATATCGCTGTACTGCTCGCTGGCCGTGCTGACCACCGACGCGCTGGCGGTGCTGGACGACGTCGAAATCGACAAGTACCACGACTATCCCGATACCTACAAGTAG
- a CDS encoding family 2A encapsulin nanocompartment cargo protein cysteine desulfurase — MSHPDSSPRFAALAGSAPAAPEAPIDAGELARLANAFFSALPGRQPDLPAPSTVPAGVQAPLNVAPPASPLASPAGLGPGVPGTPVPPGYAPGVNLAPASPAQLPSLAHRAPALAPHAPTGSGVPDRVYSELPAYEPRVGAAVTGVTPVAPIAAPAGAASVAPYYFLQAAPSAEPRYYFVDAVQLPDGYVTPETPGARDPARHGAAGQGGAARAAAPFDVHAVRRDFPVLQERVNGRQLVWFDNAATTHKPQSVIDRLAYFYAHENSNIHRAAHALAARATDAYEGARETVRRFINAPDVNEVIFVRGTTEAINLVAKSWGAQHVGEGDEIIVSHLEHHANIVPWQQLASAKGARLRVIPVDDSGQVLLDEYRKLLCSRTRIVAITQVSNALGTVTPVKAIVEMAHRAGARVLVDGAQSVSHMRVDVQELDADFFVFSGHKIFGPTGIGAVWGKREVLEDMPPWQGGGNMIADVTFEKTVYQPIPNKFEAGTGNIADAVGLGAALDYVMRLGIENIGRYEHDLLVYGMAGLGAIEGVRLVGTAREKASVMSFVLAGYTTEEVGQALNEEGIAVRTGHHCAQPILRRYGLETTVRPSLAFYNTYEEIDRLLAVVQRLSSARRTA; from the coding sequence ATGAGTCATCCCGATTCTTCCCCACGTTTCGCCGCGCTGGCGGGCAGCGCGCCGGCCGCGCCCGAGGCGCCCATCGATGCGGGCGAGCTGGCCAGGCTGGCCAATGCCTTCTTCTCGGCGCTGCCGGGACGCCAGCCGGACTTGCCGGCGCCGTCGACCGTGCCCGCCGGCGTGCAGGCGCCGTTGAATGTCGCGCCGCCCGCCTCGCCGCTGGCCAGTCCCGCCGGCCTGGGACCCGGCGTGCCGGGCACGCCCGTTCCTCCCGGCTACGCGCCGGGCGTGAACCTGGCGCCGGCTTCGCCCGCGCAGCTCCCGTCGCTGGCGCATCGCGCGCCGGCGCTGGCGCCGCATGCGCCGACCGGCTCGGGTGTGCCGGACCGCGTGTATTCGGAGCTTCCCGCCTATGAGCCGAGGGTGGGGGCGGCCGTCACCGGCGTCACGCCGGTCGCGCCGATCGCCGCGCCGGCGGGCGCCGCGTCCGTCGCGCCCTATTATTTCCTGCAAGCCGCGCCTTCCGCGGAGCCCCGTTATTACTTCGTGGATGCGGTGCAACTGCCCGATGGCTACGTCACGCCGGAGACGCCGGGCGCGCGCGATCCGGCGCGCCACGGCGCGGCCGGGCAAGGCGGGGCGGCCCGAGCCGCCGCGCCGTTCGACGTCCATGCGGTGCGGCGCGACTTCCCGGTCTTGCAGGAACGGGTCAACGGCCGCCAACTGGTCTGGTTCGACAACGCGGCGACGACGCACAAGCCACAGAGCGTGATCGACCGGCTGGCGTACTTCTACGCGCATGAGAACTCCAACATCCACCGCGCCGCGCATGCGCTGGCCGCGCGCGCCACGGACGCCTACGAGGGCGCGCGGGAAACGGTGCGGCGTTTCATCAACGCGCCCGACGTCAACGAAGTGATCTTCGTGCGCGGCACCACCGAGGCCATCAACCTGGTGGCCAAGAGCTGGGGCGCGCAGCACGTGGGCGAGGGCGACGAGATCATCGTTTCGCACCTGGAACATCACGCCAACATCGTGCCCTGGCAGCAACTGGCCTCGGCCAAGGGCGCCCGACTGCGCGTCATTCCGGTGGACGATTCCGGACAGGTCCTGCTGGACGAGTACCGGAAACTGCTCTGCAGCCGCACCCGCATCGTCGCGATCACGCAGGTGTCCAACGCGCTGGGGACGGTCACGCCGGTGAAGGCGATCGTCGAGATGGCGCACCGGGCGGGGGCGCGCGTGCTGGTCGACGGCGCGCAATCGGTGTCGCACATGCGCGTCGACGTGCAGGAACTGGATGCGGACTTCTTCGTGTTCTCCGGCCACAAGATTTTCGGGCCGACCGGAATCGGTGCGGTGTGGGGCAAGCGCGAAGTCCTGGAGGACATGCCGCCTTGGCAGGGCGGGGGCAACATGATCGCCGACGTCACCTTCGAGAAGACCGTCTATCAGCCCATTCCCAACAAGTTCGAGGCGGGCACCGGCAATATCGCCGACGCCGTCGGCCTGGGCGCGGCGCTGGACTACGTCATGCGCCTGGGCATCGAGAATATCGGCCGCTACGAACATGACCTGCTGGTCTACGGAATGGCGGGATTGGGCGCGATCGAGGGCGTGAGGCTGGTCGGCACCGCGCGGGAGAAGGCCAGCGTCATGTCCTTCGTGCTCGCCGGGTACACCACGGAGGAAGTGGGCCAGGCCCTGAACGAAGAGGGCATCGCCGTGCGCACCGGCCACCATTGCGCGCAACCCATATTGCGCCGTTACGGCTTGGAGACGACCGTGCGCCCGTCCCTGGCGTTCTATAACACCTACGAGGAAATCGACCGGCTGCTGGCGGTGGTCCAGCGGCTGTCCTCGGCCCGCCGTACGGCGTGA